The proteins below come from a single Vibrio cyclitrophicus genomic window:
- the malE gene encoding maltose/maltodextrin ABC transporter substrate-binding protein MalE gives MKNALSAVALGTIVALGSFGANAAIEEGQLTIWVGGDKAYEGMAEVGKRFEEDTGVKVTVAFPDKLEEKFSQVAAAGDGPDMIFYAHDRFGGYAEAGLLVDIKPSKETKEGIVDFAWDAVSYEGKTIAYPVAVESVSLIYNKALVPNPPKSWEEIPALDAELQKDGKKAIMWPLRGGAYFTWPLLAADGGYAFKQTAEGYDIKDAGVATEGVQKSLGFIEKMVQDKVISADMDYSVAESEFVAGNVAMTINGPWGWENIKKAGVDYGVTTLPKFNGKASKPFVGVWAGGISTASPNRDLAVEFMENYLLTDEGMKSLNDDKPLGAVALNSFQRQLDSDTRIAATMDNAMNGEIMPNIPQFTTFWYSMEEAIGNVVDGRQSVDQALKAAEGRMVK, from the coding sequence ATGAAAAACGCTCTAAGCGCTGTAGCTCTAGGTACAATAGTTGCTCTGGGTTCTTTTGGTGCAAATGCTGCTATCGAAGAAGGACAACTAACTATCTGGGTAGGTGGTGACAAAGCTTATGAAGGCATGGCTGAAGTAGGTAAACGCTTCGAAGAAGATACTGGTGTTAAAGTAACAGTCGCTTTCCCTGACAAACTAGAAGAGAAGTTCTCTCAAGTTGCAGCGGCTGGCGATGGCCCAGACATGATTTTCTACGCACATGACCGTTTTGGCGGCTATGCAGAAGCGGGGCTTCTTGTTGATATCAAACCTTCTAAAGAAACTAAAGAAGGTATCGTAGACTTCGCATGGGACGCTGTTTCATACGAAGGTAAAACAATCGCATACCCTGTAGCGGTTGAGTCAGTTTCTCTAATTTATAACAAAGCGCTTGTTCCTAACCCACCTAAGTCTTGGGAAGAAATCCCAGCACTTGATGCTGAGCTTCAAAAAGATGGTAAAAAAGCGATCATGTGGCCTCTACGTGGCGGCGCTTACTTCACATGGCCTCTACTTGCAGCTGACGGCGGTTACGCATTCAAACAGACGGCAGAAGGTTACGATATTAAAGATGCGGGCGTAGCGACTGAGGGTGTTCAGAAGTCTCTAGGTTTCATCGAGAAGATGGTACAAGACAAAGTTATCTCTGCAGACATGGATTACTCAGTTGCTGAGTCTGAATTTGTTGCGGGCAACGTTGCAATGACAATCAACGGTCCTTGGGGTTGGGAAAACATCAAGAAAGCTGGCGTAGATTACGGCGTAACAACTTTACCTAAGTTCAACGGTAAAGCGTCTAAACCTTTCGTTGGTGTATGGGCGGGTGGTATCAGCACTGCGTCTCCAAACCGAGACCTAGCTGTTGAGTTCATGGAAAACTACCTGCTAACAGATGAAGGTATGAAGAGCCTGAACGACGACAAGCCACTAGGCGCTGTTGCTCTTAACTCTTTCCAACGTCAACTAGACAGCGATACTCGTATTGCAGCAACAATGGACAACGCGATGAACGGTGAGATCATGCCTAACATCCCTCAGTTCACAACATTCTGGTACAGCATGGAAGAAGCGATCGGCAACGTAGTTGACGGCCGTCAATCAGTAGACCAAGCACTAAAAGCTGCTGAAGGTCGTATGGTTAAGTAA
- the malK gene encoding maltose/maltodextrin ABC transporter ATP-binding protein MalK has product MASVTLKNVYKSYGDVQISKDVTLDINEGEFVVFVGPSGCGKSTLLRCIAGLEDITSGDLYIGDQRMNDVEPSKRGVGMVFQSYALYPHLNLYDNMSFGLKLANANKAEIDKRVEHAAEILQLGHLLERQPKALSGGQRQRVAIGRTLVSQPNVFLLDEPLSNLDAALRVQMRSQITKLQRQLGCTMIYVTHDQVEAMTMADKIVVLDGGYVSQVGKPLDLYHYPQNRFVAGFIGSPKMNFMSVHIEQAEAERVLVQLSNGMTFWIPVDGTTVNAGDRMSLGVRPEHLLSAETGDATIEAEVMMVEKLGNETQVYLNLESADADVIYRQPDTLTIESGDKLAIGIPAHRCHLFHSDGRACRRLYKEYGTD; this is encoded by the coding sequence ATGGCGAGTGTCACGTTAAAAAACGTTTATAAATCATATGGTGATGTACAGATTTCTAAGGACGTAACCTTAGACATCAACGAAGGTGAATTCGTAGTATTCGTTGGACCATCAGGTTGTGGTAAATCGACGCTATTACGTTGTATCGCAGGTCTAGAAGACATTACGTCTGGTGATTTGTACATTGGCGACCAACGCATGAATGACGTTGAACCGTCAAAGCGTGGCGTGGGTATGGTATTCCAATCATACGCGCTTTACCCTCACCTTAACCTATACGACAACATGTCTTTCGGCCTCAAATTAGCGAACGCTAACAAAGCTGAAATTGATAAGCGTGTTGAACATGCTGCAGAAATCCTTCAGCTTGGTCACCTTCTTGAGCGTCAGCCTAAAGCCCTATCTGGTGGTCAACGCCAACGTGTTGCGATTGGTCGTACTCTGGTTTCTCAACCAAATGTATTCCTACTTGATGAGCCGCTATCAAACCTTGATGCTGCTTTACGTGTTCAAATGCGTTCGCAAATCACTAAACTACAACGTCAACTTGGTTGCACCATGATCTACGTTACCCACGATCAAGTGGAAGCGATGACTATGGCCGATAAAATTGTTGTTCTTGATGGTGGTTATGTATCTCAAGTCGGAAAACCGCTTGACCTTTACCACTACCCTCAAAACCGTTTCGTTGCTGGCTTTATTGGTTCGCCGAAGATGAACTTTATGTCTGTTCACATCGAGCAAGCGGAAGCTGAACGCGTATTGGTACAACTTTCAAACGGCATGACTTTCTGGATTCCAGTCGATGGTACCACTGTCAATGCAGGTGACCGTATGTCTCTGGGCGTTCGTCCTGAGCACTTATTGTCTGCTGAAACAGGTGATGCGACGATTGAAGCTGAAGTGATGATGGTTGAGAAGCTAGGTAACGAAACACAAGTTTACCTAAACCTCGAAAGTGCCGATGCTGACGTTATCTATCGCCAGCCAGACACGTTGACGATTGAGTCTGGTGACAAGCTAGCGATTGGTATTCCTGCACACCGTTGTCACTTGTTCCACAGTGACGGTCGCGCATGTCGTCGCCTATACAAAGAGTACGGCACAGACTAA
- a CDS encoding restriction endonuclease subunit S domain-containing protein encodes MSDFEKELEQMTQEMGDEPEVKLPSLEEQKAIVAEFKRLEAEGKLTPEVLEKHFGQFNKQNDTPIH; translated from the coding sequence ATGAGCGATTTTGAAAAAGAACTAGAGCAGATGACTCAAGAAATGGGTGATGAGCCAGAAGTAAAACTACCATCACTTGAAGAGCAAAAAGCGATCGTCGCTGAGTTCAAACGACTAGAAGCAGAAGGCAAACTAACGCCAGAAGTGTTAGAGAAGCATTTTGGCCAGTTCAACAAACAGAATGATACGCCAATTCACTAA
- a CDS encoding methyl-accepting chemotaxis protein, with protein MFKTNSLSIKQKVVLGITFAVLASTVIVGAMAQQQARDVLSHRLIDIELPGMLERINGEIDREVSQLLLAAEQIASNEFISDAIESTDRDPALENKLVKQLNNVRNQYQLNDASVANRQTAYYWNQNGFLRQLNQQQDGWFFGFTQSGQPTMVSMFQEANGEVKMFANYQQPSGLAMSGLSKSMDDMVNLLNGFKIENTGFVFLTDSQGDVQIHRERSRSDSSLQQLYGPQASQLLNKSGFNLITTESQGQELFVASLYVSSMDWFVIGVVPTGEVFAELDATAQKMLIMTAVVALVFILMGVVLANSITQPIKLLAKRFGDLGEGDGDLAQRIEVKGNDEIAQLSKGFNGFIEKIHESMKEVCSTSQALQVAAESVSNKAHITHDNSQEQRDQTLQVVAAINEMGMTISEIASNAATAAETATQASGNTEVGRSVVNKAKDAISRLAQDIESTGQVVEQLASTTQDIGSILGVIRDISDQTNLLALNAAIEAARAGEQGRGFAVVADEVRNLASRTADSTEEIQKMINQLQSDAKDAVTAMSAGKVITLEGVSASDEAVDVLSGISDRIVDITDRNTQVATATEEQSTVVHTINQNIEEINAINEVTTGTAEQLAEASQELRDLSSRLDKMVGSFKL; from the coding sequence ATGTTCAAAACTAACTCTCTGAGTATCAAGCAAAAAGTTGTACTTGGCATTACCTTTGCGGTTCTTGCATCGACAGTAATTGTCGGCGCGATGGCACAACAACAAGCAAGAGATGTATTGAGTCATCGACTGATCGATATTGAGCTTCCTGGAATGTTGGAGCGAATCAATGGTGAAATTGACCGTGAAGTGTCTCAGCTATTATTAGCAGCGGAGCAAATTGCTTCAAATGAATTTATTTCTGATGCTATCGAATCGACCGACCGCGATCCGGCATTAGAAAACAAGCTGGTTAAACAACTGAATAATGTTCGTAACCAATATCAGTTGAACGATGCCTCAGTGGCGAACCGTCAAACTGCTTACTACTGGAACCAAAATGGTTTCCTACGTCAGTTAAACCAACAACAAGATGGTTGGTTCTTTGGCTTTACGCAATCTGGACAACCAACCATGGTAAGCATGTTCCAAGAAGCCAATGGCGAAGTGAAGATGTTTGCTAACTATCAGCAGCCTTCTGGTTTGGCAATGTCAGGTTTATCAAAGTCGATGGATGACATGGTTAACCTACTGAACGGTTTCAAGATTGAAAATACAGGCTTCGTATTCTTAACCGATAGCCAAGGTGATGTTCAAATTCACCGCGAGCGTTCACGCAGTGACTCTTCACTTCAACAACTCTACGGTCCTCAAGCAAGTCAATTACTGAACAAATCGGGCTTTAACCTGATTACCACTGAAAGCCAAGGCCAAGAGCTGTTCGTGGCGAGCTTGTATGTGTCTTCAATGGACTGGTTTGTTATTGGTGTAGTTCCGACTGGTGAAGTGTTTGCAGAGCTCGATGCGACAGCGCAAAAGATGCTGATCATGACTGCGGTTGTGGCATTAGTATTTATCCTAATGGGCGTAGTACTTGCGAATAGCATTACTCAACCGATTAAGCTTTTGGCTAAGCGATTTGGTGACCTTGGTGAAGGTGACGGTGATCTTGCACAGCGTATTGAAGTGAAAGGTAACGATGAAATTGCACAGCTTTCAAAGGGCTTTAACGGGTTCATTGAAAAGATTCACGAGTCGATGAAAGAAGTGTGTTCGACTAGCCAAGCACTGCAAGTGGCGGCAGAGAGCGTGTCTAACAAAGCACACATTACCCACGACAACAGCCAAGAGCAACGTGATCAAACCCTTCAAGTGGTCGCTGCCATTAATGAAATGGGTATGACCATCAGCGAGATTGCATCGAACGCGGCAACAGCAGCAGAAACGGCAACGCAAGCTTCGGGTAATACTGAAGTGGGTCGTTCTGTTGTAAACAAAGCAAAAGACGCGATCAGTCGGTTAGCGCAAGATATCGAAAGCACGGGTCAAGTGGTTGAACAGCTTGCTTCTACAACTCAAGATATCGGTTCTATTCTGGGTGTTATCCGCGATATTTCAGATCAAACCAACTTACTCGCATTGAACGCAGCGATTGAAGCAGCCCGTGCCGGCGAGCAAGGTCGTGGTTTTGCGGTTGTAGCAGATGAAGTACGTAACTTAGCAAGCCGCACTGCAGATTCTACGGAAGAGATTCAGAAGATGATCAACCAACTGCAAAGCGATGCTAAAGATGCAGTAACGGCAATGAGTGCGGGTAAGGTGATCACGCTTGAAGGTGTATCGGCGTCGGATGAAGCGGTAGATGTGCTGAGTGGCATTTCAGATCGTATTGTTGATATTACAGACCGTAACACTCAAGTGGCGACGGCAACGGAAGAGCAATCAACCGTAGTTCATACAATCAACCAGAACATTGAAGAGATCAACGCAATCAACGAAGTGACAACGGGTACGGCCGAGCAGCTTGCAGAAGCGAGCCAAGAGCTTAGAGACCTTTCTTCTCGTCTAGATAAGATGGTTGGCTCGTTTAAGCTGTAA
- a CDS encoding AAA family ATPase, which translates to MHKTNFEVLQNYLESQIIGQKELVKQLMIALLADGHILVEGPPGLAKTRAVKSLADCVEGDFHRIQFTPDLLPADLTGTDIFRPETGEFTFQSGPIFNSLILADEINRAPAKVQAAMLEAMAEKQVTAGRKTYALPELFLVMATQNPIEQEGTYPLPEAQLDRFLLHLEVEYPDMESELEILRLNRGEAQGNESIQPQQISQQTIFEARQEVLNIHMADTIEQYIIRLVMATRQPKQYSDQLDQWLDMGVSPRATIALDRCARAHAWLAGRDYVTPQDVQAMAFPVLRHRLLRSYHAQAEGVTANQVIAHLISLVGSA; encoded by the coding sequence ATGCACAAAACAAATTTCGAAGTCCTTCAAAACTATCTAGAGTCTCAAATCATTGGTCAAAAAGAGCTCGTTAAGCAACTGATGATCGCCCTTTTAGCGGATGGTCATATCCTCGTTGAAGGGCCTCCCGGCTTAGCAAAAACTCGCGCCGTAAAATCACTGGCTGATTGCGTTGAGGGGGATTTCCACCGCATTCAATTCACACCTGACTTACTGCCTGCGGACTTGACTGGTACCGATATTTTCCGACCAGAAACTGGGGAATTTACCTTCCAATCAGGCCCGATTTTCAACTCGCTTATTCTAGCGGATGAGATCAACCGTGCTCCGGCGAAAGTTCAAGCAGCAATGCTGGAAGCGATGGCAGAGAAACAAGTGACTGCCGGTCGAAAGACCTATGCTCTGCCTGAACTGTTTTTGGTAATGGCGACACAGAACCCAATTGAGCAAGAAGGGACATACCCTCTGCCAGAAGCCCAGTTAGACCGATTCTTGCTTCACCTTGAGGTCGAATACCCAGATATGGAAAGCGAGCTGGAGATCTTGCGCCTGAACCGAGGCGAAGCTCAAGGTAACGAATCTATTCAGCCACAACAGATATCTCAGCAAACGATCTTTGAAGCGCGCCAAGAAGTGCTCAACATTCATATGGCAGACACCATTGAGCAATACATCATCAGACTGGTTATGGCGACTCGCCAACCCAAGCAATACAGCGATCAACTTGATCAATGGTTAGATATGGGTGTCAGCCCACGCGCAACTATTGCTTTGGATCGCTGCGCGCGTGCTCACGCATGGCTTGCTGGCCGCGATTATGTAACGCCACAAGACGTTCAAGCGATGGCATTCCCTGTGTTACGCCACCGCCTGCTCCGTAGCTACCATGCTCAAGCTGAAGGCGTTACGGCCAATCAAGTCATCGCACATCTTATTTCATTGGTTGGCAGCGCATAA
- a CDS encoding DUF58 domain-containing protein has product MNNQLPNYSDGVTLNLDELLQYKAQSVRWLPPAKSLWSQLNGQHESNHKGRGMNFSEVRQYQAGDDIRSIDWRVTARTGKAHTKLFSEEREQPVILFLDLSSSMIFGSTLLLKSVQLAHFTSQLCWLTVAQKDRIGAVIDTGKEIIEIKPSASNHAPLRILQKVIEINNAALTNHDNHSETTLEHGLTSLHQLCPKGSDIIILSDFVRYQESNYSLISQIRRHNRVRFVHFHDPLEQGETAYKGSKQVTDGSKTQWFNFSSNKEKEKLNHAFSLKKKQLQKLGLSLAIPYSSLSSAQSLMSQISGVQS; this is encoded by the coding sequence ATGAATAATCAACTACCCAACTATAGTGACGGCGTCACGTTGAATTTGGATGAGCTGCTGCAATACAAAGCTCAGTCTGTTCGATGGTTGCCTCCAGCCAAGAGCCTTTGGTCTCAACTTAATGGTCAACACGAGAGTAACCACAAAGGTCGCGGGATGAATTTCTCTGAAGTTCGTCAGTACCAAGCAGGAGATGATATCCGAAGCATTGATTGGCGCGTCACAGCAAGAACGGGCAAGGCGCATACCAAGCTATTCTCTGAAGAAAGAGAGCAGCCTGTCATTTTGTTTTTGGATCTATCAAGCAGCATGATTTTCGGCTCAACCTTGTTGTTGAAATCAGTTCAACTTGCACACTTTACTAGCCAACTGTGCTGGCTCACTGTGGCTCAAAAAGACCGAATTGGCGCAGTAATAGATACTGGCAAAGAGATCATTGAAATCAAGCCCAGTGCGAGTAATCATGCGCCATTACGCATTCTTCAAAAAGTCATAGAAATCAATAATGCAGCGCTGACCAACCACGACAATCACAGCGAGACAACCTTAGAGCATGGACTGACATCTCTTCATCAGCTTTGTCCAAAAGGCAGTGATATTATTATCCTCAGTGACTTTGTACGCTACCAAGAAAGTAACTACTCACTTATCAGCCAAATACGCCGGCACAACAGAGTCCGCTTCGTGCATTTTCATGATCCATTAGAGCAAGGTGAAACCGCCTACAAGGGATCTAAACAAGTGACGGACGGCAGTAAAACTCAATGGTTTAACTTCTCCTCGAATAAAGAGAAGGAAAAACTTAACCACGCGTTTTCACTAAAGAAGAAGCAGTTGCAGAAACTTGGTTTATCTCTCGCGATACCTTATAGCTCGCTGTCTAGTGCACAGTCATTAATGAGCCAGATATCAGGAGTTCAGTCATGA
- a CDS encoding DUF4381 domain-containing protein produces the protein MNQPLDLSPVIAPDAPTWWPLAWGWWALIITAIALIALVFFIVKRRQNNQHAKNEALARFRHGQSPDSLSPRTAQDIVRQAALSYFPREKIAGLAGDDWLKFLDAQLEKPLFVAKQSQWQQALYQDAALMNDEQKMDQQQLVNDCETWLRKALPPKRGRYE, from the coding sequence ATGAATCAGCCCTTAGATTTGAGCCCTGTCATTGCACCAGATGCACCGACTTGGTGGCCTTTAGCGTGGGGTTGGTGGGCATTGATTATCACGGCTATTGCTCTGATCGCCTTAGTGTTTTTCATTGTAAAACGCAGACAAAACAACCAACACGCGAAGAACGAAGCACTTGCTCGTTTTCGTCATGGTCAGTCTCCAGATAGCTTGTCTCCGCGCACAGCTCAAGACATCGTTCGTCAGGCAGCACTAAGCTATTTCCCACGCGAAAAAATTGCAGGTCTAGCAGGTGATGATTGGTTGAAGTTCTTAGATGCGCAATTAGAGAAGCCGTTATTTGTAGCAAAACAATCCCAGTGGCAGCAAGCGCTCTATCAAGATGCAGCCTTAATGAACGACGAACAGAAAATGGATCAACAGCAATTGGTTAATGATTGCGAAACTTGGCTTCGTAAAGCCCTTCCTCCAAAGCGAGGTCGTTATGAGTGA
- a CDS encoding vWA domain-containing protein, which produces MSDFLSPMFLSRDLLNIEFVWWWMFFIAPLPFLVYLFSPKSESSNALRLPFLPEDSHTKTPSSRLPKALSVIIWILLVTASARPVWYGEPVKFQPKHRDLMLVVDLSYSMSQEDMQFNGEYIDRLSAVKRVLSDFIDRRKGDRVGLVLFADHAYLQTPLTLDRNTLSQQLNQAVLKLIGTQTAIGDGIGLATKTFVDSNAPQRVMVLLSDGSNTAGVLDPLEAADIAKKYDATIYTVGVGAGEMMVKEFFMTRKVNTAQDLDERTLMEIAKRTGGQYFRARDSKELATIYDTINQLEPVTNATKVWRPQQEWFVWPLSAAMFFAFMLLAIRRNNV; this is translated from the coding sequence ATGAGTGATTTTCTTAGCCCTATGTTTCTAAGCAGGGACTTGCTAAACATCGAGTTCGTTTGGTGGTGGATGTTCTTCATCGCGCCACTGCCGTTTCTCGTTTACTTGTTCTCACCAAAGTCAGAATCAAGCAATGCCCTAAGGCTTCCATTTCTGCCAGAAGACAGCCATACCAAAACACCGAGCAGTCGCTTACCAAAAGCGTTGTCAGTTATTATTTGGATTCTGCTTGTTACGGCGAGCGCTCGCCCTGTATGGTATGGCGAACCGGTGAAGTTTCAGCCGAAGCATCGTGATTTGATGTTGGTTGTCGACCTCTCCTACTCGATGAGCCAAGAAGACATGCAGTTCAATGGCGAATACATCGACCGCTTGTCGGCTGTGAAACGCGTATTGAGTGACTTTATTGATCGCCGTAAAGGCGACCGAGTCGGATTAGTACTATTTGCTGATCACGCCTACTTGCAGACCCCGCTTACGCTAGATAGAAATACGCTTTCACAACAGCTCAATCAAGCAGTGTTAAAGCTGATTGGTACTCAAACTGCGATTGGCGATGGCATTGGCCTTGCGACCAAGACCTTTGTTGATAGTAATGCGCCTCAACGTGTGATGGTACTACTCAGCGACGGCAGTAATACTGCGGGGGTGTTAGACCCATTAGAGGCCGCAGACATCGCAAAAAAATACGATGCGACCATATACACCGTCGGTGTTGGCGCAGGCGAAATGATGGTCAAAGAGTTCTTCATGACTCGTAAGGTCAATACTGCTCAAGACTTGGATGAACGCACGCTAATGGAAATAGCCAAACGCACTGGCGGTCAATACTTCCGTGCGCGTGACAGCAAAGAGCTGGCGACCATTTACGACACTATCAACCAGTTAGAACCCGTGACAAATGCCACCAAGGTTTGGCGACCACAACAAGAGTGGTTCGTATGGCCTTTGTCTGCGGCAATGTTCTTCGCATTTATGCTGTTAGCCATTAGGAGAAACAATGTCTAA
- a CDS encoding VWA domain-containing protein: protein MSNFTFIYPYWFLALVALPAIWWLSKKQSKQGLLASHIARYLAPESSKPSKNRSTYFGIWWMIGVIALAGPSFQNNEQPSFEKTQARVVMMDMSMSLYATDIKPNRLTQARYKALDLLSLWKEGLTGMVAYAGDAYTISPLTSDINTIKSQVPNLSPDIMPYQGSNAPAAVKLAIEMMTRAHIYHGDLVLIADDIDDQEKKEIDSLLSGSNWTLSILAVGTESGAPISLPTGSMLQTNSGQTVVARTHLENMRDLTRSYGGTFTEVQFDNSDVEHIASYLDRVATTSEVTKTNNSLNTRVNNGFWLLPFLLLPALGLFRKGVVWCGLAVVLSFSQPNTAFASPWKTDDQVGYQLYQDEDFQQAAEQFQQQEWKGIAQYKAGDFEAAEQTLQGLNGEDARYNLANAQAQQGKYDQAIEEYQRILENNPEHAYAKKNLELVEQAQKQQQQQQQDNSESKDQNEQGQQGQQGQQGQQGQQGQQNDSSQDSQDQQQSSANNESSQNQTNSQTQSANQRQAKNQPDEKVGEEDSKRAAQSKQSGKSDQSEEQDQKDSKPQSASAQQASNEKGEGDGRQALAQTSDQPQSSDPDMRKLEQVESARDPSQLLKAQMILQARQKSAPNNQNKKW from the coding sequence ATGTCTAACTTTACTTTTATCTACCCATATTGGTTCTTAGCGCTTGTCGCGTTACCCGCGATTTGGTGGCTTAGTAAGAAGCAATCTAAGCAAGGGTTATTGGCGTCTCATATCGCTCGCTACTTGGCGCCAGAATCAAGCAAGCCATCAAAAAACCGCAGTACTTACTTTGGTATCTGGTGGATGATCGGTGTTATTGCATTAGCCGGCCCCAGCTTTCAAAACAATGAACAACCGAGCTTTGAAAAAACGCAGGCTCGAGTTGTGATGATGGACATGTCGATGTCTCTATACGCTACCGACATAAAACCAAATCGCCTGACTCAAGCACGATACAAGGCTCTTGACCTGCTTTCGTTGTGGAAAGAAGGCTTAACAGGAATGGTCGCGTACGCTGGCGATGCTTACACCATTAGCCCGCTAACGTCCGACATCAACACCATCAAGAGCCAAGTGCCAAACTTGTCTCCGGATATTATGCCTTACCAAGGCAGCAACGCCCCCGCTGCGGTTAAGCTTGCCATTGAGATGATGACTCGCGCTCATATCTACCACGGTGACTTGGTATTGATTGCTGATGACATAGATGACCAAGAGAAGAAAGAGATCGACTCGCTGCTATCTGGTAGCAATTGGACGCTATCCATTTTAGCGGTGGGTACTGAAAGTGGCGCACCAATCTCTTTGCCAACAGGCTCAATGCTGCAAACCAACTCAGGGCAAACTGTGGTCGCGAGAACCCACTTAGAGAACATGCGCGACCTGACTCGCAGTTATGGTGGCACGTTCACTGAGGTTCAATTTGATAACTCAGATGTTGAACATATCGCCAGTTATCTCGACCGAGTTGCAACAACCTCTGAAGTGACCAAGACCAATAACTCACTCAACACGAGAGTCAACAATGGCTTCTGGCTTCTGCCATTCCTATTACTGCCCGCACTTGGGCTGTTTCGGAAGGGTGTTGTTTGGTGCGGATTAGCTGTGGTTTTGTCGTTCAGCCAACCGAATACCGCGTTTGCAAGCCCTTGGAAAACCGACGATCAGGTGGGTTATCAGCTTTATCAAGATGAAGACTTCCAACAAGCTGCAGAGCAGTTCCAACAACAAGAGTGGAAAGGCATCGCACAATACAAAGCCGGTGACTTCGAAGCTGCAGAGCAGACACTACAAGGTTTGAATGGCGAAGATGCTCGCTACAACCTTGCAAATGCACAGGCGCAGCAAGGCAAGTACGATCAAGCGATTGAAGAGTACCAACGTATTCTCGAAAACAACCCTGAACATGCTTATGCGAAGAAAAATCTAGAGCTTGTCGAACAGGCTCAGAAGCAACAGCAACAGCAACAGCAAGACAATTCTGAGTCCAAAGACCAAAACGAACAAGGTCAGCAGGGTCAGCAGGGTCAGCAGGGTCAGCAGGGTCAGCAGGGTCAGCAGAATGATTCTTCGCAAGATTCGCAGGATCAACAACAAAGCTCTGCAAACAATGAAAGCTCGCAGAACCAAACGAATAGCCAAACTCAAAGTGCAAACCAACGGCAAGCCAAAAATCAACCGGATGAAAAAGTAGGTGAAGAAGACAGTAAGCGAGCAGCGCAATCTAAGCAGTCAGGTAAATCCGATCAGTCCGAAGAGCAAGACCAAAAGGATTCAAAACCTCAAAGTGCGAGCGCACAGCAAGCTTCAAACGAAAAAGGTGAAGGCGATGGTCGACAAGCTTTAGCGCAAACCTCAGATCAGCCGCAATCGAGCGATCCTGATATGCGAAAACTTGAGCAAGTAGAAAGCGCTCGTGACCCGAGCCAACTGCTTAAAGCGCAAATGATTCTACAAGCACGACAAAAAAGTGCTCCTAACAACCAAAACAAAAAGTGGTAA